The Chitinophaga lutea genome contains the following window.
AAGCTCATCGTGTCAGTTGGGTTGTAGGATGATGTATTCTTATATACGCCGGATAGAATTAACAAGGTGCCTTAGCTAAGGGTATTCTGTTCCTGGTAACTAAATGTATGCTTTTTGTCTTAATTCCTCAAATATATAAAAAAACAACCAGATATCTACAATGGCCTGCCTACAGCCGTACGGCCTGCTTCACTTTATAGAGGGGGATCAGGTAAGCCACGGAATACTGCATATCGAAACTGCTGTTTTTGTTGCCCTTGCCGTAGCCGGGGATCACCAGGGGCGGGAAGTCCTGCTTCGACACGTTGCGGCTGAGCAGGATGCGCTCATGCAGGCTCCAGCCCAGGTAGAAGTTTTTGAGCACCTCCACCCGGATGCCCACGGTCAGCTCAAACCAATGCGCCAGCTGGCTGGTTTTGGGCACGTTGCCGGTGTATTTGCCCCAGTAAGGGCTGTACACATGGTATTCGGGCACTTCATAATTGTAGAAGGCAAGCCCGTAGCGGGCGCCGCCGTAGATCATGAAGTTTTCCTTCGGCACCTGTTTTTTCAGGAAGTTATAGTTCACGCCCAGCGTGGCGGACATGCCGCTGCTGCGGTAAGTGTAATTGGTGTCTTTATGCGAAGTACGGTTATAACTGAGGTCTGAAGCGAAGTAGAACCGGTCGCGGAAACGCGCGTCCACATTCACGGTTACATCGGTGCGGTAGGGCTGGAAGGCATGCACCACGAACCTAGACAGGTCGAGGCCCACCCGTAAACCGGCGGGCACCGCCATATACACCGTTTTCACCGAATCCTTTTTGGGCTTCTGTGCGGCAGCGGCGAAAGAAAGCAACAGCAGCAGGGCGCTAAAAATGAAGGGTGATGTTCTTTTCATTGACGGTGGTTATAGCTGGTTGATGAATGGTGATGCTGCGGATGACCCTCCGGGTGGAAAACACGGTATCCAGGTTAAAATACATCACAACACCGCAGCCGGCAGACACGAAATGCGGCTGGCGGCGGTAACGGAACGTAATGGTATCTACCGCGGCCGTTGAATCGGTCTGGAAAAAGAAGCGCGCGCTGTCGCTCACCCGGTCGAGCTGGAACTGCAGCCCGCGCAGCCCGGGCTGGCGGCGGTAGATGCTGTCTTTACCCAGTGCGCCGAACGATACTTTCCGGAAAACGGTATCGTGCTGCATGTCCGAAGAATCTTTGAAGTACACGAACGAGGCGCGCAGTTCGGTGCGCGTATCGGTATCGCATACCTTGGTTTCGTCGTCGCATGCAACGAGGCCGGCCACCAGGGCGGCTATCAGCAGGAAATGTTTCATATGGCGCTTTGTTGGCACAGCGGTCTGTTACTTCAGTTCTTTTTTCAAAAATATGGCGGTGTGGCTTTCCTTGCATTTGCTAACCTCTTCGGGCGTGCCGGTGCAGAGGATCTGGCCCCCGCCTTCGCCGCCCTCGGGCCCCAGGTCCACCACGTAATCGGCCACCTTCACCACATCGAGGTTATGCTCGATCACCAGCACGGTATTGCCTCTTTCCACCAGTTTATTCAGTACGTTCAACAGCAGCTGGATGTCCTGGAAATGCAGGCCGGTAGTGGGCTCATCGAGTATGTAGATGGTTTTGCCGGTGTCTTTTTTAGACAGTTCGGTGGCCACCTTCACACGCTGCGCTTCACCGCCGGACAGGGTAACGGCGCTCTGCCCCAGGGTGATGTACCCCAGCCCTACGTCCTGCAGGGTTTTGATTTTGCGGTAAAGATAGGGCACGGCCTGGAAGAACTCAACGGCTTCTTCCACCGTCATGTCGAGCACGTCGGAAATGGATTTGCCTTTATAACGGATCTCGAGCGTTTCGCGGTTGTAGCGGCGGCCGTTGCATTTTTCGCAATGCACGTACACATCTGGCAGGAAGTTCATTTCGATCACCCGCACACCGGCGCCTTCGCACACATCGCAGCGCCCGCCTTTCACGTTGAAGGAAAAACGGCCGGCGTTGTAGCCCCTGATCTTCGCTTCGGGCACAGCGGCGAACAGCTGCCTGATTTCGGTGAAGAAACCGCAGTAGGTAGCCGGGTTGCTGCGCGGGGTGCGGCCGATGGGCGACTGGTCGATCTCGATCACCTTGTCGATTTCCTCGAGCCCCTTGATGCTTTTGTAAGGCATGGGCACCAGCTTGGAATCGTACGCATGGCGGGAAAGAATGGGATACAAGGTTTCGTTGATGAGCGTGGATTTGCCGCTGCCGGATACGCCCGTCACGCAGATAAACACGCCCAGCGGCAGTTTGAGGCTGACGTTTTTCAGGTTGTTGCCGGTGGCGCCTTTCAGTTCGAGGAACTTGCCGTTGCCTTTGCGGCGGCTCTCCGGCACGGGAATTTCCCGGAATCCGTTGAGGTAACCGGCCGTGGCCGTATTGAGCTTGAGCATTTCCGCGGGGCGCCCCTGCGCCACCACGCTACCGCCGTGAATACCGGCGCCGGGCCCGATGTCGATCAGGTGGTCGGCCGCCAGCATGATATCTTTGTCGTGCTCCACCACAATCACGGTGTTGCCCATCATTTTCAGGTTACGCAGGGCCTCGATGAGGCGCATGTTGTCGCGCTGGTGCAAACCGATGCTGGGCTCGTCGAGGATGTAGGTGATGCCCATCAGTTGCGAGCCGATCTGCGTGGCGAGGCGGATACGCTGGCTTTCACCGCCGCTCAGCGTACGGGTGGGCCGGTTGAGGGTGAGATAGGTCAAACCCACGTCCAGCAAAAAGCCCAGGCGCTCGCGGATTTCCTTCAGCACGTCTTTGGCGATCACGTTCTGTTTGTTGTCGAGCCTTTTTTCTATGCCCGCGAACCAACCGGCCAGCTTGTTGAGGTTCATATCGCCCAGCTGGGAAATATTCATGCCGTCCACCCTGAACATCAGGCTTTCCTTTTTCAGGCGGCTGCCGTTGCATTCGGGGCAGGTCGACAATTGCATGAACCCTTCGGCCCAGTTGCGCACGGCGTCTGAAGAAGTATCGTTGAAATAACGGCGCACCATATTCACCACCCCTTCATATTCGGTGGCGTAGGCTTCGGCGCCGCCGTTCTCGTCAAAATCCATGTCCACTTCCAGCTTCCCGTTCTCGTCGCCGAACAGCAGTACGTTCAGCGCTTTTTCCGGGATCTTTTCGATGGGGGCCGACAGGGAGAATTTATATTTTTTAGCGAGCTGTTGTATCTGTTTGAACGTAAACGTATCGCGCACCTCACCCAACGGAACAAGGCCTCCGTCGTTGATGGATTTGCTGCGGTCGGGCAGCACTTCGTCCATATTGATCTGGTAAATGGTGCCGAGCCCTTTGCAGCGCGGGCAGGCGCCGTACGGCGAGTTGAACGAGAAGGTGTTGGGCGACGGTTCTTCGTAGGAAATGCCCGTGTCTTCACACATCAGCTGGCGGCTGTACTGCGACACTTTGCTGGTATCGTGGTCCATCACGAACATCAGGCCCTTGCCCATCTGCAGGGCTTTCTGCACGCTCTGGCTGATGCGGGTGCGGGCATCGTCCTGCACCTGTACGCGGTCTATCACCAGCTCGATGTCGTGGATCTTGTAACGGTCCACCTGCATGCGCTCCTTCAGGTCGAGCACCTCACCGTCTACCCGTACTTTGAGGTAGCCCTGTTTGCGCACCTGCTCGAACAGTTCGCGGTAGTGCCCTTTACGGCCGCGCACGAGGGGCGCGAGTATCACGAGTTTCTTTTTCGGGTAGTTGGAAAAAAGGTGGCCGAGGATCTCCTCTTCCGAAAAACGCGTCATGCGTTTGCCGGTGTTGTACGAAAATGCTTCTCCCACGCGCGCGTAAAGCAGGCGGAGGAAATCGTATATCTCGGTGATGGTGCCTACGGTCGACCGCGGGTTTTTATTCGTCGTTTTCTGCTCGATGGAAATAACAGGGGAAAGGCCCATGATCTTGTCCACATCCGGCCGTTCCATATCGCCGATAAACTGGCGGGCGTAGGCGGAAAAACTTTCCATATACCGGCGCTGCCCCTCGGCGTAAATGGTATCGAACGCCAGCGACGATTTGCCGCTGCCGCTGATGCCGGTGATCACCACAAGGCTGTTTTTCGGGATGCGGATATCCAGGTTTTTGAGATTATGTTCCCTGGCGCCGTACACCTCGATCATTTCGTCACTAACTGCTACAGGAGCGGGTTTTTCTGTTGTTTGTTGCTTTTGCTTTGCCATATAGTTCCCGAACACGCTATTCATCAGGCTATCATCTGATGGAACATGTATTTTCAAGATACTAAACTACGCTTTTGTGCACTGAATGAAAAATAAAATGGGGCCCGGAAAAAATGGCAGCAGGTTGGCAGCAGCGAGTGCGGAGCGGATGGAACGGAGGTTGGCCGCTTCCGTTTCTGCGGTGATTTCCGGCGGCATGATTGAACGGCCGGACGACACACCGGTGGGCATAAAAAAAGGAACGGGGAGCGCCCGTTCCTTTTCGATATAATCAGGTAAGATTAACCTCTGAATTTCGCAAACGCCGCGATGGCATTGTGCCCGCCGAAACCGAACGTATTGCTGAGCGCCACGTTGATCACTCTTTTCTGCGCCTGGCCGATGGTCAGGTTCAGGCCCTGGGGAATATCTTCCGCCAGTTCGGTGGTGTTGATGGTGGGCGGCACGATGTCGTCCTGGATGGCTTTGATACAGGCGATGGCCTCGATGGCGCCGGCTGCGCCGAGCAGGTGGCCGGTCATGGATTTGGTGGCGCTGATGTTGAGTTTGGAAGCGTGCTCGCCGAATGTGGCCTGGATGGCTTTCAGCTCGCTGATGTCGCCCAGCGGGGTGGAAGTGGCGTGGGCATTGATGTAGTCTACATCTTCCAGTTTCAGGCCCGCATCGGCCAGTGCCTCTTTCATCCCCAGCTGCGCACCGGCCCCTTCGGGGTGCGTGGCAGTGAGGTGATAGGCGTCGCAGCTCATGGCGCCGCCTACCATTTCGCCGTAGATAGTGGCCCCGCGGGCAATGGCGTGCTCATAATCTTCCAGGATGATGGCGCCTGCGCCTTCGCCCATTACAAAACCGTCGCGGTCTTTGTCGAACGGGCGGGAAGCGTGCATCGCATCGTCGTTACGGGTGGAGAGCGCCTTGAGGGCGTTGAAGCCAGCAATGCCGGCGCGGGTGATAGGCCCTTCGGAACCACCGGCGATGATCATGTTGGCTTTGCCGAGGCGGATATAGTTAAACGCATCCACGAGCGCGCTGTTGGAAGATGCGCAGGCGGAAACGGTACAGTAATTGATACCCATCAGGCCGTATTTGATGGCGATCTGGCCTGCGGCAATATCGGAGATCAGGCGGGGAATAAAGAAAGGGCTGAATTTAGGCACAAAGTTGTTCTGTGTGAATTCCACGATCTGGTCTTCGAAGGTTTGCATCCCCCCGTTACCCGATGCCCAGATCACGCCAAAACGGCTGCGGTCGATCTTTTCCAGATCCACACCGCTGTTCTGGATTGCCTCATGTGCCACCACCATCGCGTACTGGGTAAAAGTGTCCATTTTACGGGCTTCCTTCTTTTCAATAAAGGCTTCTATATCCAAACCCTTCAGCTCGCAGGCGAACTTGGTCTTGAATTCCGTGGTATCGAACTTGGTTATCGGGCCCGCACCACTCATCCCGGCTTTCATGTTATTCCAGAACGTGTTTACATCATTACCAATCGGTGTGATTGCTCCCATTCCGGTGATCACTACTCTCCTCAGTGTAACAGTACGCATAAGTTTTACTTTGTTTGACAAAAGTTAGGTCGCAAAGTTAGGCACTTATTATCAGTAATATGCATACACATGTAATTATTTTAGTATACACTTCATATTTATATGAGCCTTTTTAAAATTGCAGGTAGATGGGCAACATGGGCTCCAGGGTCTTCACTTCGTTCAGGAACCAGAGGAAGGCGACCATCACGGCCACGCTGCCCCACAGCGGCAACCGCACGAGGCCGGCTTCCACTTTCCGTTCGGCCGCATCGGGCATAAAATGGAGGATGTACCCCAGCGCCATTACGACAAATACGGCGGCGTAAGCCTGCAGCAGTTGCAGCCCCAAACCGGCCTGGAAGTTAAAGGCCACCTGGTGCAGCAGGTTCCAGGCGCTTTCGAAGGTTTCGCATTTGAAGAACACCCAGCAGAAACAGACGAGGTGGAACGTGAAGAGGATGCCGCCCAGCTTCCAGAGCCTGCCTTTCAGCCCGCCGGCGTTTTTGAGGAGACCGATCTTTTTCCATTGTTTGTCGACGCCCAGCGCGGCCCCATGCACGCCGCCCCAGAAAATGAAGTTCCAGCTGGCCCCGTGCCAGAACCCGCCGATGAGCATGGTGAGCAGCAGGTTGAGATGCTGCCGCCATTTGCCCTTGCGGTTGCCGCCCAGGGGAATGTACACGTAATCCCGGAGCCACGACGACAGGGAGATGTGCCAGCGCCGCCAGAACTCGGTGATGGAGCTGCTCTTGTACGGCTTGTTGAAGTTGGGCGGTATCACGAAGCCCATCCACCGGGCAATGCCGATGGCCATATCGGAATAACCGGAAAAATCACAGTAGATCACCAGCGCATAACCGTACACGGCAAAGAGGCACTCGATGCCGGTATAGCGGGTAGGGTCGTCGAAAATGTACTGCACGAAATTCTGGTAGATGTAATCGGAGATCACCACCTTTTTGAAGAGGCCGCTGACGATGAGGAAAAACCCTTTCCCCACGTCTTCTTTCGTGAGCACGTACGGTTTGTAGATCTGCGGGATGAAGTCCGCCGCCCGCACGATGGGCCCCATCATCAGCTTCGGGAAAAACGACAGGAAAAAGAGGTAGTCCATGAACCGCTCCACGGGTTTGATTTCCCGGCGATACACGTCGATGGTGTAACTGAGGTTCTCGAACGTGTAAAAGGAAATGCCGATGGGGAGCAGGATGTTAATGGGGCTGATTTTCCCGCTGCCGATGCCGTTGATGATATCGATGAAAAAGTTGGTGTACTTGAAATAGAACAGCATCCCGATGTTGATAATCACGCTGAACCAGAGCAGCCCCCGGCGGCGGCCTTCTTTTTCTTCGCGGTAGATGCGGTTGCTGAGGTAAAAATCCACGATGGCCGACAAGATCACGAGCCCCACGAATTCGCCGCAGGCTTTGTAAAAGAAATACAGCGAAAACAGGGTGAACACCCATACGCGGCCGCGTTCGTTGTTCCGTACCAGCTGGTAGCACAGCAGGAAGGCGGCGAAGAAGTACAGGAAAAACGCGCTGTTGAAGAGAATGGGCTCTTCCGGGTTGTACAGCAGTTGTGCAATCAGGTTGTCGGCAAAAGACATCGGTTATCGGTTAAAATTTGTATAGCCTGCTTCGAGCGCTTCATAGAGCAGCGTGCCCTGCAGTGTATATCCATAGGCGTTGAAATGCACATGGTCGTGGCTCCAGGCCCGCGCGAACCGCTTGTCCTGCGGCATGGCCTGGTACAGGTCCCAATATGCGAAGCCGTTTTCACGGCAGTATCGCACCATCGCGTCGCGTATCACCAGCACCTGCGGATTGCTAGTGTACCGGGTGCGGTAATACACCTTGCGGGATCCTTTTTTCCGGTACGCCACCTGGCGCTTTTTCATCATTCCGGAAGGCGGTGTGGTAAACAGGATGCATGCCTGCGGCGCATGCTCCCGGATGGCTGCCACGGTGGTTTCCATATCGCTCCGCAGCTGTGCGGCCGTTACGCCGCCGAAAGCCTCATTGGTGCCGAGGGATATGATCACGAGCTGCGGCTGCAATGCCTGCATCTGCGCGGCCACCGCACCGCCGGGTTTGTTGTAATGTGAAAACTGCGCGCCGTTCACACCGATGGCGTGATACAATACGCCGGGCTTACCGTTTTTCAGCACCGCCCCGTAAAAAGCCACGCCGGCGGGCCAGCGGAGGCGGAAGCTGTACGCGGTGCTGTCCATGGTGATAACGGCTTGATGGTCGCCGGTTTCCACCGCAGCGCCGTCTGCTTCTACAGGCGGACCGTCGTAAAAACATGCCACCGTATGCATGGGGATGGGCGGGTTGGCGGTAAAAGACAATGACGGCGCGGGGTGGGTAGTGCGTATCACTATACCACCCGGACTTTCCATCCGCATATTCCCCTTGTCCACCACTCTTTCCGCGTCCCAGCGAACGTTGCTGCTCCAGCGGTACCCGTCTGGGCCGTTGGTGCCGGCGAGGTTGTAAGGGAACACCCAGCCGCGGCCGGCATCGCCGAAGCGCGCCTTGAGCCCGGCGGCCACGGCATCCGGCAGAAAGCCTGCCTGCACGTGGGAGTCGCCCAGGTGCAGGATGCTCAGCACCTGTGTGTCTGCCTGCTGTAAAAGGGTATAGAAGCGGTGAAGCGCCGTATCGTTATACAGGAATTTCCGCTGCGCCAGCGCGGTGCTGCAACAGCCTGCCCACAACAGCAGCATGAACATGACCTTGCGGCCGCGCTTACTGGTATTCATCCATAATGGCTTTATACAGCAATGCGCCGATGCGTGAGGCGCCCCTGAAGTTGAAGTGCGTATAGTCCCTGTTGGCCAGCGTGGTATCCCCTTCCACCCACCGCGCCATGGCGCCTTCGCCGCCCATGGCGGAATACAGGTTCCAGTAGGCCATGCCCCTCGTTTCGGCGAAGCTGTGCTGGATTTTCATCAGCGCCTTTACGCCCGGAGCGGTCACATACCGGCCTTTTTTCTTGTACGCCTTGTCGGCCGTGCCTACAATGAGAATGGACGTTTCGGGGAACATCCGGCGGAGGGAGTCCACCACTTTGGTCATGGGTTTTTCGTACCAGTCGAACCGGGTGTTTTCCGGCAGGAAGAGTACGTTGGCGCCGTAGTGCAGCACGATGAGATCGTAGGGGCGCACTACCTGCATTTCTTTCCACATGCGGCTGCTGAGTTTGCCCAGCTCTATGCCGCTGATGCCGCGGAAAGAATAATTATCGAGAAAAATACCTGTGCCGCTTTCGAAGCAGGCGCCATAAAACGGCGCCGTATCGTCGGCATTGAAACGCAGGGTAATGGAACGTTCGGTGGAATCGGAGATGAAAGTGTACGCGTTGATACCGGCTTCGCCTTGCAGGCGGATGGGGCGGGCGTTCACGCTGAGGCTGCGCCTGCCGCGCCCGTACAGCAGGCTCACTTCCTCAAACTGGTTGAGGCGGCTGCGTTTCACAGGCTGATAACGTACCCAGCTTTGGGGAGCGGGCACAAACACGTGCCCCGACAAACCCAGCTCGGTACCCGCGGGTGGGGTGTTCTTAAAATGGTAATCCATCCAGTCGCCGGAAAAACTATGCGCGATGGTGGTGCGGAAACCGGATACTACCGAAGTGGCCGGCACATACCCCACGCCCCTGCCGCCGAAATAGGCCTGCAGGCTGTCGCGGAGGTCCTGGGTGATGAGGTCGCCCTCGATCATCGAATCCCCGAAATAGGCAATGCGCACTTTTTTGCGGTGCCCGCTTTTGAGGGCTTTGAGCGCATCGATGAAATTCTTCATTCCCGCGCCCTGCCGGCTGTAACCATAGTCGAGAATGCCGGTGTAGGAGGCATAATCTCTCGGCAGGGCCAGCGCTGAATCCGCCGCCGCAGCCGAAGCATCCGCCAGCGCGACCGCCGCCGTATCCTGATCCGCCGGGCGCAGGGCGGCCAGCACGTCGAGGGGACGGGTGGTATGGGCGCCGATGGAAATAGTGTTGTTGAACAGCGACAACAGCCCGAGGCAACCCAAAGTGCCAAGGGTTATCAGGAACGGGTAGGGATGTTTGTTTCCGGAAGGCATAAGTCGGTATATGTCAGTTACGTATACCCGTAACAGTTAACGCTGCAAATCTATTGTTTTGCCAGCTTTAATTCATCATCCAGCTCATATAATTTATAGCGCCTGATCATGCCGCTCACCCGGTTCACCCAAACCTGGCCGGCGGAAGAATACCCGGAATGGATCAGTTTGCCGAGCCAGGCCTTGTAATCTTCATTGCCCTTCAGGTCTGCATACCACCTGCGTTTCATGATCAGTTTCACAAACTGGCGGTAGGAAGCCGAGTCCGATGCGAATTCGCGATACACGGAGCGGTAGGTGCCGCCCTTTTTTGCCAGGCTGTTTTTGCCGACGATGCCGAAATGGTTTTTCAGCAACCTGGCATTCCTGCTGGTGCCCATGCCGGATTCAAGCATGGCCACACCCAATATCACACTGGCCGGAACACCGGTTTCTTTCATGAGGTTAACCGCAATGGGCTCATACTGCTGTAAATACTTTTTGGGGGTCTTCTGCGCCGAAGCCGCCAGGCCGGATACCAGCAGGCCGCTCAGCAACAGGTTTCTTTTTTTAACTAAAAACATGCTGTGCATTTAAATGAACCAATCCGCACGGGTGCCTTTCACAGGGCAATATTACGCCAAACCGCATACATGAATTGTAATTGACATGTTAATAATTGATAATTTATTTAATTCCTGATGGTATTTTACCTTGAAAGAGGCACAATTCGTC
Protein-coding sequences here:
- a CDS encoding DUF6048 family protein, whose protein sequence is MKRTSPFIFSALLLLLSFAAAAQKPKKDSVKTVYMAVPAGLRVGLDLSRFVVHAFQPYRTDVTVNVDARFRDRFYFASDLSYNRTSHKDTNYTYRSSGMSATLGVNYNFLKKQVPKENFMIYGGARYGLAFYNYEVPEYHVYSPYWGKYTGNVPKTSQLAHWFELTVGIRVEVLKNFYLGWSLHERILLSRNVSKQDFPPLVIPGYGKGNKNSSFDMQYSVAYLIPLYKVKQAVRL
- a CDS encoding DUF6452 family protein; the encoded protein is MKHFLLIAALVAGLVACDDETKVCDTDTRTELRASFVYFKDSSDMQHDTVFRKVSFGALGKDSIYRRQPGLRGLQFQLDRVSDSARFFFQTDSTAAVDTITFRYRRQPHFVSAGCGVVMYFNLDTVFSTRRVIRSITIHQPAITTVNEKNITLHF
- the uvrA gene encoding excinuclease ABC subunit UvrA, with the protein product MAKQKQQTTEKPAPVAVSDEMIEVYGAREHNLKNLDIRIPKNSLVVITGISGSGKSSLAFDTIYAEGQRRYMESFSAYARQFIGDMERPDVDKIMGLSPVISIEQKTTNKNPRSTVGTITEIYDFLRLLYARVGEAFSYNTGKRMTRFSEEEILGHLFSNYPKKKLVILAPLVRGRKGHYRELFEQVRKQGYLKVRVDGEVLDLKERMQVDRYKIHDIELVIDRVQVQDDARTRISQSVQKALQMGKGLMFVMDHDTSKVSQYSRQLMCEDTGISYEEPSPNTFSFNSPYGACPRCKGLGTIYQINMDEVLPDRSKSINDGGLVPLGEVRDTFTFKQIQQLAKKYKFSLSAPIEKIPEKALNVLLFGDENGKLEVDMDFDENGGAEAYATEYEGVVNMVRRYFNDTSSDAVRNWAEGFMQLSTCPECNGSRLKKESLMFRVDGMNISQLGDMNLNKLAGWFAGIEKRLDNKQNVIAKDVLKEIRERLGFLLDVGLTYLTLNRPTRTLSGGESQRIRLATQIGSQLMGITYILDEPSIGLHQRDNMRLIEALRNLKMMGNTVIVVEHDKDIMLAADHLIDIGPGAGIHGGSVVAQGRPAEMLKLNTATAGYLNGFREIPVPESRRKGNGKFLELKGATGNNLKNVSLKLPLGVFICVTGVSGSGKSTLINETLYPILSRHAYDSKLVPMPYKSIKGLEEIDKVIEIDQSPIGRTPRSNPATYCGFFTEIRQLFAAVPEAKIRGYNAGRFSFNVKGGRCDVCEGAGVRVIEMNFLPDVYVHCEKCNGRRYNRETLEIRYKGKSISDVLDMTVEEAVEFFQAVPYLYRKIKTLQDVGLGYITLGQSAVTLSGGEAQRVKVATELSKKDTGKTIYILDEPTTGLHFQDIQLLLNVLNKLVERGNTVLVIEHNLDVVKVADYVVDLGPEGGEGGGQILCTGTPEEVSKCKESHTAIFLKKELK
- the fabF gene encoding beta-ketoacyl-ACP synthase II translates to MRTVTLRRVVITGMGAITPIGNDVNTFWNNMKAGMSGAGPITKFDTTEFKTKFACELKGLDIEAFIEKKEARKMDTFTQYAMVVAHEAIQNSGVDLEKIDRSRFGVIWASGNGGMQTFEDQIVEFTQNNFVPKFSPFFIPRLISDIAAGQIAIKYGLMGINYCTVSACASSNSALVDAFNYIRLGKANMIIAGGSEGPITRAGIAGFNALKALSTRNDDAMHASRPFDKDRDGFVMGEGAGAIILEDYEHAIARGATIYGEMVGGAMSCDAYHLTATHPEGAGAQLGMKEALADAGLKLEDVDYINAHATSTPLGDISELKAIQATFGEHASKLNISATKSMTGHLLGAAGAIEAIACIKAIQDDIVPPTINTTELAEDIPQGLNLTIGQAQKRVINVALSNTFGFGGHNAIAAFAKFRG
- a CDS encoding MBOAT family O-acyltransferase, with the protein product MSFADNLIAQLLYNPEEPILFNSAFFLYFFAAFLLCYQLVRNNERGRVWVFTLFSLYFFYKACGEFVGLVILSAIVDFYLSNRIYREEKEGRRRGLLWFSVIINIGMLFYFKYTNFFIDIINGIGSGKISPINILLPIGISFYTFENLSYTIDVYRREIKPVERFMDYLFFLSFFPKLMMGPIVRAADFIPQIYKPYVLTKEDVGKGFFLIVSGLFKKVVISDYIYQNFVQYIFDDPTRYTGIECLFAVYGYALVIYCDFSGYSDMAIGIARWMGFVIPPNFNKPYKSSSITEFWRRWHISLSSWLRDYVYIPLGGNRKGKWRQHLNLLLTMLIGGFWHGASWNFIFWGGVHGAALGVDKQWKKIGLLKNAGGLKGRLWKLGGILFTFHLVCFCWVFFKCETFESAWNLLHQVAFNFQAGLGLQLLQAYAAVFVVMALGYILHFMPDAAERKVEAGLVRLPLWGSVAVMVAFLWFLNEVKTLEPMLPIYLQF
- a CDS encoding GDSL-type esterase/lipase family protein codes for the protein MNTSKRGRKVMFMLLLWAGCCSTALAQRKFLYNDTALHRFYTLLQQADTQVLSILHLGDSHVQAGFLPDAVAAGLKARFGDAGRGWVFPYNLAGTNGPDGYRWSSNVRWDAERVVDKGNMRMESPGGIVIRTTHPAPSLSFTANPPIPMHTVACFYDGPPVEADGAAVETGDHQAVITMDSTAYSFRLRWPAGVAFYGAVLKNGKPGVLYHAIGVNGAQFSHYNKPGGAVAAQMQALQPQLVIISLGTNEAFGGVTAAQLRSDMETTVAAIREHAPQACILFTTPPSGMMKKRQVAYRKKGSRKVYYRTRYTSNPQVLVIRDAMVRYCRENGFAYWDLYQAMPQDKRFARAWSHDHVHFNAYGYTLQGTLLYEALEAGYTNFNR
- a CDS encoding SGNH/GDSL hydrolase family protein — translated: MPSGNKHPYPFLITLGTLGCLGLLSLFNNTISIGAHTTRPLDVLAALRPADQDTAAVALADASAAAADSALALPRDYASYTGILDYGYSRQGAGMKNFIDALKALKSGHRKKVRIAYFGDSMIEGDLITQDLRDSLQAYFGGRGVGYVPATSVVSGFRTTIAHSFSGDWMDYHFKNTPPAGTELGLSGHVFVPAPQSWVRYQPVKRSRLNQFEEVSLLYGRGRRSLSVNARPIRLQGEAGINAYTFISDSTERSITLRFNADDTAPFYGACFESGTGIFLDNYSFRGISGIELGKLSSRMWKEMQVVRPYDLIVLHYGANVLFLPENTRFDWYEKPMTKVVDSLRRMFPETSILIVGTADKAYKKKGRYVTAPGVKALMKIQHSFAETRGMAYWNLYSAMGGEGAMARWVEGDTTLANRDYTHFNFRGASRIGALLYKAIMDEYQ
- a CDS encoding glucosaminidase domain-containing protein, whose translation is MFLVKKRNLLLSGLLVSGLAASAQKTPKKYLQQYEPIAVNLMKETGVPASVILGVAMLESGMGTSRNARLLKNHFGIVGKNSLAKKGGTYRSVYREFASDSASYRQFVKLIMKRRWYADLKGNEDYKAWLGKLIHSGYSSAGQVWVNRVSGMIRRYKLYELDDELKLAKQ